AATTCAACATTATTATTATCAATTAGGATTAAATAATTTCTGTTTATTAATAAAAGAAACATAAAATATTTGCGTATAAACGAATATTGCGTCGATGAAGCTTTATAGCATAATAGTTATGATGACTAATACTATATTAAATAATAATGTAATATCAATTGATTATGAAGATTGGTACCATGGATTGACTTCAACTAGCAAAAAATTTGAAAATTGGAATGAATTTGAAAAAAGAATAGAATATAGCACGAATCTTTTATTAAACATACTTAAAGCGCATAACATTACGGCAACTTTTTTTGTTCTCGGCATATTAGCAAAAGAACGACCGGACTTAATACGCAAAATTAGCGCTGAAGGTCACGAAATTGGAGTGCATACATATCAACATTCTTCGGTAAAAAGTTTAACACAAAAAGAATTTGAAAAGGATATTGAAATAACCATTGAAGCTATTAGTTCAGCTTTGCCAAACATAAAACCAAAAGGTTTTAGGGCGCCTTATTTTTCTATAAATAATAATATGTTATGGTTTTATGAATCACTTGCAAAATATGATTTTAAATATGATTCCAGTGTATTCCCTTTAAAAACTCCTTTATACGGAATAAAAAATGGTGAAAGATTTTTTTATTCCGTGAACACCAAATACGGAAATATTTTAGAATTTCCTATTTCAACATTTAAATTTTACGGATTAAGAATACCGATGGCAGGAGGATTTTATTTTAGATTAATGCCGCTAAACTTAATCAAATATTTTATAAACGAAATTAATAAAAAAGAAAAACAAAAGGTAATAATGTATTTCCACCCATGGGAATTTGACCCGTCGCATCCTTACCAGCCAAAGTCTTTCAGGGAAAAAATAAGCCATTATTACGGTTTGAAAAATACAACCCAAAAATTCAACTCTTTTCTTAATGAAATTAAATTTTCGTCGTTCGAAAGTTCTATAATATGAAATTAAATTTCTTCAAAAATTATAGTAAGAAAACAATCTTAAAATATATATTCGTTGTTACTTTTTGGTTTTTAGTGCTTTTATTAATTTTAAAATTAATAAATTTTAAAATTAATAAACAAATATTCTTAAATATATCTTTGTCTCCTTTAATAATTTCTTTTTGTTTTTATATTTTATTCTCAATTTTTAGAGGAATGAGGATCGCTTATCTGCTTAACTCTAAAAATTATTTAAAAAGTTATGCTATCTCTGGAATGTATGTATTAAGTTGTGCAATTTTTCCGGGAGGTATAGGCGAAGCAACTTTACCTTTTTATATTAAAAAATATATGGATATTTCTCTTTCAAAAGGAACAGCATTGTTGCTAACAACAAGAATTTTTGATATATTATTCGTAATAATTTTTTTTATTTATTCTCTTTTTGCAATCCACTTATCTTATAGCAATTTCCATTTAGTTTTGTCAGGAGTTTTTTTTATAATCCCAATTTTTTTTATTATTTTTTTTATTATTTTTTCAAATAACTTAAGATTTTTTTTTATAAATAAACTTGGGGAGAAAAAATTAAACAATAAAAATATTTTGGGTCATTTTATAAATAAATTCATCTTGTATATTAAAAACATTGACAATGAATTAAAAGAAATTAATATAAAAAAAAAAGATATATTAGTTCTTTTTACCTTAATGGGAAGATTAAGCGTTTATGCTTCCTTTTTCTTTCTATTTAAGTCGCTGAATTTAAACATAACAATAAATCAAGTTATTTTCGTTAGCACCTTTGTTACATTAATGTTAATAATCCCATTTCAAGGATTAGGTGGATTTGGAAGTTATGAAATATGGGTAACTATGGCACTTATAATTGTAGGCATTAATAAAAACAATGCATTGACAGCAAGCATTCCGACACAATTATTATTTTTTATATTCAGTATTTTAGAGGGTATTACAGGATATATTTTATTAATAATTGTAAGCAAACGGCAAAAAAATAAATAAATTTACTGCTTCTTCCCTCTAATAAATGTTTTTAATATAGTTATAGCAAATTTTAAACCATATATATAATTTCTCCCTTTCTTGCTTTCCCCGCTCAATCTTTGATGAACGGTTATAGGAACCTCTTTTATAATCAAACCGTTTCTCGCTGCTTCTATCAATAATTCCGGAGAATGATACTGTTCTTCCTTAAATAAAAGTTTATTTAAGCCTTCTGATTTAACGGCTCTAAAACCGTTTGAGCAATCTGTTAGCTTTGTAAGCGTAACTATACTCATTATTTTGCTAAAAAGATAAATTCCCATTCTTCTTACAAAAGGCGTATTTTTTGCACTGCCAAGTACTCGTGAACCTAAAACAAAATCTGCTTCTCTGTTAATAATCGGCCTAATAACATCTTTAATTTCATTAGGGTCATGCTGTCCGTCAGCATCCATCGTTACGATAATTTTAGCACCGAATTTAATAGCCATTTTATATCCTAATCTTAACGCAAGACCCCCGCCTCTATTAACAATGGTTCTGACGGCTAATGTGTTATTATTTTTTACAATATCGTACGTATTGTCATCCCCGCCGTCAACTACGACTAATACATCAACCTCGATATTATTTATTTTTTTTGGAATTTTAGATAATACTGACTCAATATTCTTTTCTTCATTATAAGCCGGAATTATTACAACGATATCCGAAAATTTAAAATCTTTTCCGTAAATACTTTCAAATTCATTAATGGCGGTTTGATCAAAAAAAATATTAAATTTATCACTTAACTTAGTTATCTTACCTATAATATAAAAAATAAAAAACCAACCGAAAATTGAAGAGACTACTAATAAAGCAATAATTCGATAATTGTTGCTTTTTTTAAAATTCAATAAAAAAGAAAATATTAACGCAAAATTAGGATAAATTGAAACAATGAGTAAAAATATTAAAAAAAGATATATTAATATTATATTTGCAGTATTTATTTTCTTTTTTTTAAAAAGAATGAAAACTATAAAACAAGATGATAGCGATAAAAATATCCCTAAAATTCTTAGATTGCTCATATATTATTTTCCTTAATACAAAAATTCATTCAAATTTTCTTTGATATAATTAACATAAAGTCTGCTAATTTCTTTATAAGAAAGTAATTCAACCGTTTGCGATGTTATTTTGTTGATAATTTTTTCATTTATGATATTATCATATATATAATCTATATTTGAATATAGCGACCTAAACGCAGGTAATATTACATAAAACTTATCCAATTCAATTGCTCTCTGAGTTTCTTCCTCGCTTAATAATTCTTCATATAATTTTTCTCCAGCTTTAGAGCCAATAAAAGAAATGGTAACATCTTTTACATTAAAAACAGTGGATAATTCTTCAATCATAACCTTTGCTAAATCAATTATTTTTATTGAATTCATTTTTAATATAAATGTTTCTCCACCTTTTGCTATTATTAACGATTGCAAAATTAAATCTACGGCATCTTCTTTTTTCATAACAAATCTTGTCATATTTTCATCTGTAATAGTAAGATTGCGGCCGTCCTTCAACTGATTCAAAAATATCGGTATAACCGAACCACGTGAACCCAAAACATTCCCAAATCTGGAGTTGCAAAATATCGTACCGTTATCAACTTGTAAATTATTAGCAGCGGTTACTAGTTTTTCCCCCATTAATTTTGAAGCGCCCATTGCATTTGTAGGGTTTACCGCTTTGTCGGAACTCATAAAAAGAACTTTTTTAACTTGCGATTTTATAGAGGCTGAAATTACATTTTGAAGACCGACTAAGTTTGTTTGAACAATGTCGGTAGGATTGTATTCACCCAATATAACATGCTTTAAGGCAGCTCCATGAAAAACATATTCGCAACCCTGCATAAGAAATTCCAATTTTTCTTTGTCCCTGATATCGCAAATGAAACAGTGAAGATTTTTTACATTTTTGTATTGCTCCGACAGAAAAAATACTTCTGTCTCATTATTGTCTATTGCTATTATTTTTCCTATATCAAACTTCATTAAGTGTTTAATGAGTTCCTTTCCGATTGTCCCTGCAGCCCCTGTGATAAATATATTTTTGCCAGTATAAAAATTTTTCATTGTAATCCCCCTTTAAAAACTGAATAATTTTTGGTCTAATAATTTTAGTTTAATAATAAAAATAAGGCTCATTATTTGTGCTTGTAAGATGAATATTTCCCCAGCTCATAATGCTATTAAAATAATTTTGATTGGATATATAATATACTTTCTTTGTATGATATTTATTGTGAACACTTTGAATTATTAGACTATCAATTTTCTTTTCGTATTTTTTTGAAACATTAATAATTAACATATTATTGTTGTGCTGGTAAAATTCTATAGGCTTATTTAAAATACATAAATATTGTTTTTTATTCAGATTTAAAAAAATTTCATGTATTTTTTGCATTTTGCATAAAATTTTATATTTGCCATGAGGTAAAAATATTTTATATCTTTTATTGTTATTTAATTGCGAATTTAACAATTTTATTTTTTTAGGAAATATATTTTTTCTTATAAAATTATTACCTATCCAAAACCATAATTGATACTTAAAACCTATATTTTTTATTTCCTTATTTGCAACTATTATCTTTCTTGATGGTATTTTATGTTTAACCAGATATGTCGGAATTTTTGATGAACCGATTACCCATCTGTCTAAACCTATATTTCCAGCTATAGCATAAATATTTGCAACCGAAAGGAATAAAACAAGCGATGTGAAATAAAATTTGAGTGAAAACTTATTTTTAAATTGAAAAAAAACATAACAAAGCAAAATTAAAATTATTAAAATTTTTGTAAAAAATGACGGTAAAAGTATTAAATGCATTTTGCTTAACAATGGTACATTTGAAGATTTAAATAAATATAAAAATAAATCCCCCGGCGAACCAATTATAGCCTGAGCGGTTATGTATTTATTTATTGAAAAAATTGCAATAAGAACAATTATAAAACTCAATAATACCGTAATAACTCGCAACGATTTTAAATTCTTATGCTTATTAAATATGTCAAAACCAACCGCTCCTATTAAAAATATTAGCGGCATAATTACAGCGATATGGCGGCCTAAAAGACGATTTGTGGCGGCGGTATAAACCATTAGTTCCGATTGCTTTGATGCAATGAATAATAATAAAATAAACGGAAAAATAAATATTCCTAAAAGTTTTTTAGTTTTTTCGAAACTGGACTCTTCATTTTTATCCATTGATAAAAAATTTTTGAAACTCAGCCATAAAACATATAAAAAGAATAAAAATGGAATGATACCAGAACTTATAACCATTAACGCAATGTGTTCAAGCGCTAAATAAAATAATAAAATATAGGATACATGCAAGTTAAGAAAATCTTTTGCCTCCCCGTAATGATAATTAAGCATTCCTGTAACAGAAAAACCAAAGTAATAGCCATTTCTAATTAACCATGATAAGATAATTAAAGCAGAAACTATAAAAATTATCTTTCTTTCAAATAAACTACTAAATATTTTTTTTACTTTATCTAATATACCATGTTTATTACTCACGATTGAATAAAATAAAACATAAAGCAAATATCCAGCAAATAAGGATATGCCGGTAGGTTTTGCAAGAAAAGAAAGACCTATAAAAATACCCGAGAGAAAAGCAAAATTCAATTGTTTTTTTGTTTCATATTTGAATAAAAAATATATAGAGACAAGGAAGCAAGGAAAATATATATTTTCAGCCAGAATATTAAGCGAATATGAATTGGATGCGGGTAGCAATCCTGTTAATACAGCTATTAATAATGCGCTTTTTTTATTTAAAAGTTCTTTTGCTAAAAAATATAACGGAAAAATAATAATTGAACTCAAAAAGGCATTGAGTATCTTTATTATACCATAACTATAAATCATGTTATGAAATAGAAAAGCAATTGAGATAAAAATAGAATATAAAGGTTCTTTGCCTATCGGATGACCAAAATAATACCCAAGTTTATGAGCCTTAATTATTGACCTCGCAATTTCCGTAAAAGTAAATTCATCCGGTATAACTTGAATTGTCTTTATAAAAAGTAAGGCTATAATAGCTTTAATTATAGAAAATGAGATATAAATTAAAAACAACAAAATCATTTCTTTATTGAATTTATTTTTAATTGACTGCATTATAAACCTCAACTCATATTTATTATGTTTCTTAAATCACAGTTAGAAACTTGGAAAACACCCTAAATTATCAACAATAATTCCTACGATGATTTAAGATGTTGTATATTTTCTTTTTTAAAAAGAAGATTATTCATGAAGTCCAAGCCGTAATTTTAAAACCATAAACATAGCTTCAAAAAAAACCTTTTTGCTCAACTTTGAAATCCCCGCATTTCTTTGACTAAATACAATAGGAATTTCTTTTATCATAAAGCCCTTTTTAAATATCTTAAATTTAATTTCTATTAAAAAAGAATATCCAATCGAAGATAGCTTATTGATATTTATTGATTTAATTGTATCCGTTCTAAAACAATTAAACCCACCTGTCGCATCAGTAAAAGGAAGTCCGCCGATTTTATTAACATAAAAATTTGCGAGTTTAGAAAGAAGGAGTCTTTTAAAATCCCAGTTGAGTATTCTTATCCCGTTAATATACCTTGAGCCAATCACAAAATCGCAATCCTTTATTTCATTTAGAAATAACGGTATCGTATTAAAATCATGGGAAATATCGGCATCCATTGTGATTATACAGTCAAATCCCTTATCTATTGCAAATTTAAAACCTTCGATATATGCAGTACCTAACCCATTTTTTTGATTTCTATGTAGAACATACACCTTGTCTGGATATTCTTTGGAAAGCGAATCAGCTACAACACCAGTTCCGTCCGGAGAATTATCGTCCACTATAAGAATACTAATTTTATTTGGTAGTGAAAATATGTTGTTAACAAGTAATTCAATATTATCTTTTTCGTTATAAGTCGGCAATATAACAACTGGTTTAAATATGTCTGGTCTCCTTAACGAGGTGATAACGGTCATTTCAATTCTCCTTTTTTTTACAAACAGCAAAAAGCGTTAATCCAAATGGATGGTTTATTAGCTTTTCTATTTTTGAAAATAACGGAACAAGTTTATCATATATTCCGATTTGATTTTCTGAAGCAAAGGATTCCTTTCTTAGAATTTTAAATAAAAAAAACCAAGCCATAAAACCAACTATATCCATATATAATAAATCAACTATTTCTAAACCATTAAATAATATTTTTTCAGATATATATTTTTTGTTATACCTCCTAAAATGTCCAACATTTTTATCTAAATTTGAATATAACAAGTTAAAGGCTGGAACTCTTAAAATAATGTATCCATTTTTCCCAAGGCATTTTTTCATATTACCTATAGCTTTTAGGTCGTCTTCGATATGCTCCAAAACATTGAAACATATTACTGTATCGATATCCGCATTATCTCTTTTTATAATTTCCACAAAACTTTCATCCAAAATATCGCCTTTAACAACCTTTATTTTAGGATTATCATTATACTTCTTTGAAAGTTCCGCAAAACAATTATCATCGATTTCAGTGGCTATTACTATTTTTTTTTGAAGAAAAAATTCTGTAAATGTCCCTAAACCTGCACCGACCTCTAGTATATTATTTCCGATATATTTATCTACAATAGAAATTGACCATTTGGCAAAATTAGAAGCATTTTTTATTGAATCAATAGCTTTATTGCAAGTGGCTACATTACTTGAATCATTCTTAAACATTTTTCTCCTCAAATTAATTTTATTTAAAAGTTTTTTTTATATGCAAATACAATATTAGCAAAATTATGTTACCTAAAGAAATAATACAAATTAACTCGCCGATATAAAAATAAAACGGTTCAAATTTAAGCACGACATTATTATTTCCTTTTTTTATAAACACACCTTGAAAATTATAGTCGGTTTTATAAATCTTTTTCGATTTTCCATTAATATATGCTTTCCATCCTTTAAAAAAAGTATTACTAATAAATAAAAAACAGTTATTTTTAGTATCTGTTTTTATGTTTATCAAATTGTTATCCCATTTTTTTATTAATACCTTTTTCTTGCAGTAATCGCTTTTATCTTGATATTTAATATAATGGTTATTATTGCCTAAAACATAACCTGTATATTTTGGATTAAAAGAAGAATTAAGCATTTTATGAAAAATTGTGGAATTTTTTTTAAAAAATTTTACATTCTTTATTAAAAACGCCCTTCTAAATGTTTTATTCAATTCATATACATAAAAATTAAATTTATTTAAATGATACTTATTAACCAATGAAACGCTTTTTCTACTATTATTTTTAATAAGCTTAGCGGTAATAATATATTTTAGGTTAAATAACCTATAAAGCCCAGAATTTAGTCCTTCTCCCCTTGCTGTATCAATAATCCTATCATAATCCTTTAAGACAAACACTTTTGTCCCTGTTATACTATCCAAGCTAACATAATACAAAGGTGTTTGTGCTATTAACGAATTATTCCAAATATCAGGCGGCAAAGAAGAACTTAAATGCATTCTAAAAGAAAATACTCCCGAAACAGGATATATTCTTCCGGCATAATTTTTTGATTTATAAAATAACAAAAAATGATTTGTTCTTAAAGTTTTTTCAATATTTTTATAGCTTGTCATAATATTAAATTGGGAGGGCATTATAAAAATATTTATAATCACTATTAAAACAATAAAAATCCCTATTATATTACCTAAGAATAAATTTTTGAATTGTATTTCTTTTATTATAATATCTAATGATATAGCCGAAAGAATAGTCAAGAAAAAAACGCCCATAATCATAAATCTAGATGGAAGAGGAAATTTATCGAAAAAAGGAATATGAATTAAAAAATAATTATAGAATAGAGAATATTTACCAAAAGCTATAAAAAAAATTATAAGGATAGAATAAAAAAATGAATTAAAAATATTATTATTGTAATTATATTTTTTTTTGAATTTAAAACTTAATCCAATCAAAATTAAAAAAATTGATGTAATAATACCGAAAATTATATGCGAATTTTTATAAAATCCTAAAAAGTTTTCTATTAATAATATAGGCTTTAAAGAACCTTGCAAAACAAAATTTTTCGAAACATTTGCGACATTTGATTTTAATGATAGCACAAATGTTGGAATTACTTGAACCATTGCAATTAAGAACCCGATAAATATGATTACCACGGTATATTTTAAAAAATACCATAAAGCTTTTAATAAATTATTCGATTTTCCATCATCAAATAAAAATAACCTAAAAAATGCGTATATTATTATTCCTATTAATGTTATAAACGAAATTTGCGGAGAACCTGCTAAAATTTGAAAACCTAGTAATAATCCAGAAATTAAAACATATATTAAATTTTTATTATTTT
This DNA window, taken from Candidatus Acidulodesulfobacterium acidiphilum, encodes the following:
- a CDS encoding flippase-like domain-containing protein, producing the protein MKLNFFKNYSKKTILKYIFVVTFWFLVLLLILKLINFKINKQIFLNISLSPLIISFCFYILFSIFRGMRIAYLLNSKNYLKSYAISGMYVLSCAIFPGGIGEATLPFYIKKYMDISLSKGTALLLTTRIFDILFVIIFFIYSLFAIHLSYSNFHLVLSGVFFIIPIFFIIFFIIFSNNLRFFFINKLGEKKLNNKNILGHFINKFILYIKNIDNELKEINIKKKDILVLFTLMGRLSVYASFFFLFKSLNLNITINQVIFVSTFVTLMLIIPFQGLGGFGSYEIWVTMALIIVGINKNNALTASIPTQLLFFIFSILEGITGYILLIIVSKRQKNK
- a CDS encoding glycosyltransferase family 2 protein; this encodes MSNLRILGIFLSLSSCFIVFILFKKKKINTANIILIYLFLIFLLIVSIYPNFALIFSFLLNFKKSNNYRIIALLVVSSIFGWFFIFYIIGKITKLSDKFNIFFDQTAINEFESIYGKDFKFSDIVVIIPAYNEEKNIESVLSKIPKKINNIEVDVLVVVDGGDDNTYDIVKNNNTLAVRTIVNRGGGLALRLGYKMAIKFGAKIIVTMDADGQHDPNEIKDVIRPIINREADFVLGSRVLGSAKNTPFVRRMGIYLFSKIMSIVTLTKLTDCSNGFRAVKSEGLNKLLFKEEQYHSPELLIEAARNGLIIKEVPITVHQRLSGESKKGRNYIYGLKFAITILKTFIRGKKQ
- a CDS encoding polysaccharide biosynthesis protein, giving the protein MKNFYTGKNIFITGAAGTIGKELIKHLMKFDIGKIIAIDNNETEVFFLSEQYKNVKNLHCFICDIRDKEKLEFLMQGCEYVFHGAALKHVILGEYNPTDIVQTNLVGLQNVISASIKSQVKKVLFMSSDKAVNPTNAMGASKLMGEKLVTAANNLQVDNGTIFCNSRFGNVLGSRGSVIPIFLNQLKDGRNLTITDENMTRFVMKKEDAVDLILQSLIIAKGGETFILKMNSIKIIDLAKVMIEELSTVFNVKDVTISFIGSKAGEKLYEELLSEEETQRAIELDKFYVILPAFRSLYSNIDYIYDNIINEKIINKITSQTVELLSYKEISRLYVNYIKENLNEFLY
- a CDS encoding DUF3473 domain-containing protein — its product is MKLYSIIVMMTNTILNNNVISIDYEDWYHGLTSTSKKFENWNEFEKRIEYSTNLLLNILKAHNITATFFVLGILAKERPDLIRKISAEGHEIGVHTYQHSSVKSLTQKEFEKDIEITIEAISSALPNIKPKGFRAPYFSINNNMLWFYESLAKYDFKYDSSVFPLKTPLYGIKNGERFFYSVNTKYGNILEFPISTFKFYGLRIPMAGGFYFRLMPLNLIKYFINEINKKEKQKVIMYFHPWEFDPSHPYQPKSFREKISHYYGLKNTTQKFNSFLNEIKFSSFESSII
- a CDS encoding methyltransferase domain-containing protein, giving the protein MFKNDSSNVATCNKAIDSIKNASNFAKWSISIVDKYIGNNILEVGAGLGTFTEFFLQKKIVIATEIDDNCFAELSKKYNDNPKIKVVKGDILDESFVEIIKRDNADIDTVICFNVLEHIEDDLKAIGNMKKCLGKNGYIILRVPAFNLLYSNLDKNVGHFRRYNKKYISEKILFNGLEIVDLLYMDIVGFMAWFFLFKILRKESFASENQIGIYDKLVPLFSKIEKLINHPFGLTLFAVCKKKEN
- a CDS encoding polyprenol monophosphomannose synthase — its product is MTVITSLRRPDIFKPVVILPTYNEKDNIELLVNNIFSLPNKISILIVDDNSPDGTGVVADSLSKEYPDKVYVLHRNQKNGLGTAYIEGFKFAIDKGFDCIITMDADISHDFNTIPLFLNEIKDCDFVIGSRYINGIRILNWDFKRLLLSKLANFYVNKIGGLPFTDATGGFNCFRTDTIKSININKLSSIGYSFLIEIKFKIFKKGFMIKEIPIVFSQRNAGISKLSKKVFFEAMFMVLKLRLGLHE